A genomic stretch from Bacillus sp. N1-1 includes:
- a CDS encoding acyl-CoA dehydrogenase family protein, giving the protein MIERFVRNDRQKELLHLASKHRAELKESAEQIDEEARIPDSIIASMKDSGFTSLPIPEEFGGKGLSLYELVLIQEELGKGEGAGALSIGWHFGILKDLHDRRPWNDNTYAELCKDVLKGQLVNRAQTEEETGDPTRGGLPATIATEVEGGYQLTGRKTFTTLSPHLDSVIVKSTLNGVPADFLVSMNQKGVSLEQTWDVLGMRGTRSDDLVLTDVFVPSEALLEIYDKERKTASLPPAWLLHIPAVYLGIAESAREEAVKFVTSYQPNSLDIPLKDVPHIQDKFGRISLALLSARHFLYSVAEQWDQYPEERMNMQGQLFAAKTQAVKAAMEAVDLSMRIVGGRSLMKKNQLERLYRDVRAGLHNPPSDELTLQVLAMKQF; this is encoded by the coding sequence ATGATTGAGAGATTTGTTCGAAATGATCGTCAGAAAGAGCTCCTTCATCTAGCTAGTAAGCATCGCGCTGAGCTTAAAGAGAGCGCTGAGCAAATTGACGAGGAAGCGCGCATTCCTGACTCCATTATAGCAAGTATGAAGGATTCAGGCTTTACTTCCCTGCCCATTCCAGAAGAATTTGGTGGGAAAGGACTTTCCCTTTACGAACTAGTCCTTATCCAAGAGGAGCTTGGGAAAGGCGAAGGAGCTGGCGCGTTATCGATTGGCTGGCATTTTGGTATTCTAAAAGATCTTCATGACCGTCGACCTTGGAATGATAATACGTATGCGGAACTTTGTAAGGATGTATTGAAAGGACAGCTTGTGAATAGAGCTCAAACGGAAGAGGAGACTGGTGATCCAACGAGAGGAGGACTCCCTGCAACCATTGCTACAGAAGTAGAGGGGGGCTATCAGCTTACTGGCCGAAAAACATTCACCACGTTAAGTCCACATCTTGACTCTGTGATTGTGAAATCGACGTTAAATGGTGTGCCGGCTGACTTTTTAGTATCAATGAATCAAAAAGGTGTATCACTTGAACAAACATGGGACGTTTTAGGAATGAGAGGAACGAGAAGTGATGATCTTGTCTTAACAGACGTCTTCGTTCCGTCTGAAGCTCTTCTTGAAATTTATGACAAGGAACGCAAAACGGCATCACTTCCTCCGGCGTGGTTACTTCATATCCCTGCTGTGTATCTGGGGATTGCTGAATCTGCACGAGAAGAAGCGGTGAAATTCGTTACTTCTTATCAACCAAACAGTCTTGATATTCCATTAAAAGATGTTCCCCATATTCAAGATAAATTTGGTCGCATATCACTTGCGCTCTTAAGTGCTCGTCATTTTCTTTATTCGGTGGCAGAGCAGTGGGATCAGTATCCAGAAGAGCGAATGAACATGCAGGGACAGCTTTTTGCTGCAAAAACCCAGGCAGTCAAAGCTGCGATGGAAGCTGTTGACCTTTCCATGCGCATTGTTGGGGGACGAAGCTTAATGAAAAAGAATCAGCTGGAACGCTTGTACAGAGATGTACGAGCGGGACTTCATAACCCTCCTAGTGATGAATTAACGCTACAAGTTCTTGCGATGAAGCAATTTTAA
- a CDS encoding cell wall hydrolase: MKKLVITILMTSLFFTMFSAQSHQVVAVTMIKAPPMIEEEQTAIAPSETPEPETKQDVALLLNLPVKNMNDVKKVTKDQFSVTNYSIEEIEMLAKLVNGEARGETFEGKVAVASVTINRVLSSKFPNSLKEVIFEGGAYTAVSDGQYDQRPGPESYKAVYAALSGQDPTSGALFYYNPDIATDDWIRTRHIIKEIGKHVFTR; the protein is encoded by the coding sequence ATGAAAAAGTTGGTTATTACGATTTTAATGACTAGTCTCTTTTTTACGATGTTTTCTGCTCAGTCTCATCAGGTAGTGGCGGTTACTATGATAAAAGCACCTCCGATGATAGAAGAAGAGCAAACTGCAATTGCACCAAGTGAAACGCCTGAACCAGAAACGAAGCAGGATGTGGCACTATTGCTTAACCTTCCTGTTAAAAATATGAATGATGTTAAGAAAGTAACGAAGGATCAATTTTCCGTTACCAACTATTCAATAGAAGAAATTGAAATGCTAGCCAAATTAGTTAATGGAGAAGCGAGAGGCGAAACGTTTGAAGGGAAAGTAGCGGTAGCTTCTGTAACCATTAATCGTGTTCTTTCTTCAAAATTTCCAAACAGCCTAAAAGAAGTAATCTTTGAAGGCGGCGCATATACGGCCGTATCAGATGGTCAATATGATCAGCGTCCAGGACCAGAGTCCTACAAAGCAGTTTATGCTGCACTTAGTGGACAAGATCCAACTTCAGGCGCTTTGTTTTATTATAATCCTGATATCGCAACTGACGATTGGATTCGGACAAGGCATATTATTAAAGAAATTGGCAAACATGTTTTCACAAGATAA
- a CDS encoding kinase-associated lipoprotein B yields the protein MTQKKTFQPGEIVTAGYKTGRYIGEVVDLKDPKAVVKVLAVMKHPTQGDLHNPKQLDVPLFHQRKALAEFEKALVPLSAINHYEGDVPNYNESLRDALGTQEAELKHEGGRWAEASLIEIEKLKEEYFPAR from the coding sequence ATGACACAGAAAAAAACGTTTCAACCAGGTGAAATAGTCACAGCAGGATATAAGACAGGTAGGTATATTGGAGAGGTTGTAGACCTAAAGGATCCAAAAGCTGTTGTCAAAGTGCTTGCGGTGATGAAGCACCCAACACAGGGCGATCTTCATAATCCAAAACAGCTAGATGTTCCTCTTTTCCATCAGCGTAAAGCGCTCGCTGAATTTGAGAAGGCTCTTGTGCCGTTATCAGCCATTAACCACTATGAAGGGGACGTTCCTAATTACAACGAATCGTTGCGCGACGCCCTTGGCACACAAGAAGCTGAGTTAAAGCATGAAGGCGGAAGGTGGGCAGAGGCCTCTCTCATTGAAATTGAAAAGCTTAAGGAAGAGTATTTTCCGGCAAGATAG
- a CDS encoding rhodanese-related sulfurtransferase, whose product MQSEASAYQVLLYYQYVEIEDPAYFARKHLKFCQSLNLKGRVLVGTEGINGTVSGTVQDTERYMEELKADERFHDIVFKIDEADGHTFKKMHVRPREEIVSLRLEEDVNPKEITGNYLEPKEFMEALEDDDVIVIDARNDYEYDIGHFRNAIRPDIKAFRDLPDWIEQNLADQKDKKVLTYCTGGIRCEKFSGYLLKKGFSDVSQLHGGIVTYGKDPEVQGKYFDGKCFVFDDRLAVPVNRTDEDTVVGKCYHCEEPADTYINCANVTCDKLHIVCDSCKEEHKQYCSSACEEEVHMAQM is encoded by the coding sequence TTGCAATCAGAAGCTTCAGCATATCAAGTGCTGTTATATTATCAGTATGTAGAAATTGAAGATCCAGCTTATTTTGCTCGAAAGCATCTTAAGTTCTGTCAATCTTTGAATTTAAAAGGAAGAGTGCTTGTCGGTACAGAAGGAATTAACGGAACCGTTTCAGGAACCGTTCAGGATACTGAGCGGTATATGGAAGAACTAAAAGCTGACGAACGCTTCCACGATATCGTTTTTAAAATTGATGAAGCAGATGGTCATACGTTTAAAAAGATGCACGTCCGACCACGTGAAGAGATTGTTTCATTAAGACTTGAGGAAGATGTTAATCCGAAAGAAATTACCGGAAACTACCTTGAGCCGAAGGAGTTTATGGAAGCGCTAGAAGATGATGATGTGATCGTTATTGACGCTAGAAATGACTATGAGTATGATATTGGCCATTTCCGTAATGCCATTCGTCCTGACATTAAGGCATTTCGTGATCTTCCAGACTGGATCGAGCAGAATCTTGCCGACCAAAAGGACAAAAAAGTATTAACGTATTGCACGGGCGGAATCCGCTGTGAGAAATTTTCAGGGTATTTATTAAAGAAAGGGTTCTCTGATGTTTCTCAGCTTCATGGTGGTATTGTCACGTATGGTAAAGATCCAGAAGTACAGGGCAAATACTTCGACGGTAAGTGCTTTGTTTTTGATGATCGCCTTGCTGTACCTGTGAACCGTACTGATGAAGATACGGTGGTAGGGAAATGCTATCATTGCGAGGAACCAGCAGATACGTACATTAATTGTGCAAATGTTACGTGTGACAAGCTTCATATCGTTTGTGATTCTTGCAAAGAAGAACATAAGCAATATTGTTCATCAGCTTGTGAGGAAGAAGTTCACATGGCGCAAATGTAA
- a CDS encoding NRDE family protein has translation MCLIAVAINAHEKYPFILIANRDEFYERPTMPAHYWEDVPGLLGGRDLKAMGTWLGVTTKGKIAALTNYREPGEEPKNHSRGDLTADYLRQNQSAEAYLKTVQLKKEQYNGFNLLAGDFNTLYYYSNKQNQISRVESGIHAVSNHLLNTNWPKVEKLKEELTRYIREENELDQERLFEMLSHADPAPDHLLPETGVPIEWERMLSPVYISSENYGTRAQTIIIVTRDGQVTFTERLGKEQENTYQFILNEE, from the coding sequence GTGTGTTTAATTGCTGTAGCCATAAATGCTCATGAAAAATATCCTTTTATTTTAATAGCTAATCGAGACGAGTTCTACGAGCGGCCAACAATGCCTGCGCATTATTGGGAAGATGTACCTGGTTTACTAGGTGGTCGCGATTTGAAAGCAATGGGAACATGGCTTGGCGTTACAACAAAAGGGAAAATTGCGGCGCTCACAAATTATCGAGAGCCTGGTGAAGAACCTAAGAACCATTCAAGAGGCGATTTAACTGCTGATTACTTACGACAGAATCAATCTGCAGAGGCATATCTAAAAACCGTTCAGCTAAAGAAAGAGCAGTACAATGGGTTTAATTTACTTGCGGGAGATTTCAATACTCTTTATTACTATTCAAACAAGCAGAACCAAATTTCCAGAGTAGAAAGCGGCATTCATGCGGTAAGTAATCATTTACTGAATACGAACTGGCCGAAAGTAGAGAAGCTTAAGGAAGAGCTCACCCGCTATATACGAGAAGAAAACGAACTTGATCAGGAACGGCTTTTTGAAATGCTCTCGCATGCTGATCCTGCGCCAGATCATTTATTGCCTGAAACCGGGGTACCGATTGAATGGGAGAGGATGCTTTCGCCGGTATATATTTCATCTGAGAATTACGGTACAAGGGCGCAAACGATCATCATCGTTACACGGGATGGCCAAGTAACCTTTACTGAGCGATTAGGAAAGGAGCAGGAAAACACGTACCAATTTATCCTGAATGAGGAATAA
- a CDS encoding transporter produces the protein MYYEEHEHIAYHYDNTDSYRQQPVAPTSSPPASPPPRPMSSAQAGTFAVDPGSIRRCMYRFTYIWMRGGNSFWFWPVFVGRTSVSGFRWTGRRWVYTGISLRRIDMFTC, from the coding sequence ATGTATTATGAAGAACATGAGCATATTGCGTACCACTATGACAACACTGATTCTTATCGCCAGCAGCCAGTAGCACCAACATCGAGCCCACCTGCATCACCGCCTCCAAGACCAATGTCTTCTGCGCAAGCAGGAACATTTGCCGTTGATCCTGGCTCGATTAGAAGATGCATGTATCGATTTACTTATATTTGGATGAGAGGCGGCAATTCGTTCTGGTTTTGGCCGGTATTCGTAGGACGTACGTCTGTATCTGGATTTCGTTGGACTGGTAGAAGGTGGGTTTATACAGGAATTAGCTTAAGAAGAATTGACATGTTTACATGCTAA